The Thermoplasmatales archaeon genome segment AGCGAAATTTATAACCCATGACTATAAATTCCGATAATTTTAAAACATTTTCCAAATTAATTTACAATGACCCCCGCCCTCTTCATAGACCGAGACGGCACAATAAACGCAAACGAGCCAGAATACCCACACAAACCAGAACATCTAAGAATTTATGAAGACGCAGTTGAGCTAATGAAAGAATACCAAAACAAGGGCTACTTAATCATAATCATAACAAACCAATCTGGCATAGGCAGGGGCTACTTCACTCTCGAACAAATGCAAGAATTCAATAACCTACTAATCAGCGAGCTGGCAAAAAGAGGAGTGAAAATAAACGCTCTCTACTTCTGCCCCCACACGCCCGCCGATAATTGCAATTGCAGAAAGCCCAAACTCGGCTTAATAGAGCAAGCAATGAAAGATTTCGAAATTGATTTAAAAAATTCTATAATTGTAGGAGATAGAGATGATATTGAAGGAGAAATGGCAAGGAAGTTGGGAATAAAGTTTATAAAGGTGGTGAGATGAAAATAGATTTTTTATTGATGGAATAGTAAAAAAGATTTAATTTAAAGCAAGCTGTTCTTAAATTATTAAAAAATTTTAAAAAAATTTAAATTTCATTGATAACTTTCTAAATGGATATGTCGCTTAAATCGGTTGCTTTGCTAATGTTCAATAAAAATGAAAATAAAGGAATTCTTAGAAATATTGAGCTTTTTAATGAGATAGTAAATGAAATCGTAGTGATTGATAGTTCTGACCCTGTGGAATTCGATGGATTAAAAGAAAATATTTCAAAAAGTGTAAAAATATACAGAGCTTTGCCATTAGGGCATCTAGAGCCTTTACTCGCTTTCGGAATAAAAAAAGTCAAAAGCGATTTTATTATAAAATTAGATGCGGATGATATTCCATCCAAAAACTTTATAGAAGAAGTAAAGAAGAAAGAGTTTCGTGAGGGATGCTATAGCCTTTTAACCAAAGAGCTTCCTAATGGTATAGAGCACTACAGGCCAGGTTGCATTTTTTCAAAAGATGCAATATCAGAGATTACTGGAATCATTCACTTTGGGATCAAATTCAAGACCCCGATGAAACCCTTCTCTAAAAAGAGCCATGTATCACATCCACCTAAAGAAGGGATAAACCCATCATATTTAGAGATCGAGAGTTATGAAAGACCTTTTCCTATTTTTATAGAAATGATAAAAGAAAGAAGAAAGACATTTGGAGAAATAATTAGAATTCTTTCTAATTTTCCTAAAATGGAGAAAAATTTGTTTTTTTTTGGTTGGGATTGGAGAGAGTATACTTGGAAAAACACTAAACATAGAAAGATGGAAAATCTTAATCTCATATTATAATGAAATGTTTAACTTCTTTCAAAATCTTCCAAAAGAAGAAAAAGAAAAAAGATTAAAGATAGCCCAAGAGATACATAAATGTGGAGGACCAATCCCATATTTGGGATTAGATAATGAAAAAAGAGTTGAATATCTCACTAAAACTTTTAAATGGGATCTTCCTGGAATAGAAGTATTTAGAAGATTGATAGAGTACAGATTTAATAACGGCAAACCCGCCTATAGTTTTCCTTATAATTTCTAAATCAATGGCAAAAAATTTAAATGAAATAAATTTTCTTCCATAGATGAAAATAATCCATTTCAACAAGAAAAAAGAAAATAATCCAGAATTATTAAATATTGTTGTTCCTACAAAATCTGTAGAAGGCAATCTTTTTAAAAATCTTATGAAAAGTATAGATGAAAACATAAAAGATTTAGAAATGGATGTTGTTGTTTCTGCTGTGGAATCAAGTGGTCCAGAATTTCGCTTTTCAAAATCAGTAAATGCTGGTGTAGAAAGCCAAGATGCAGATTATTATCTCAATGTTAATGATGATGTTATTATCTCTCAAGGTTCTTTAAAAAAAGCAATAGAAAATATGAAATCAGTTAAAAATTTAGGTTTGCATGGCGCTGTTTTAAGACGCCCAAGTGGATGGATGCAACACGCAGGCGTTGGATGCATTAAGCCAGATAAATTAAATAAAGATTTTATCAAGTGGGTATTTAATTTGTTACTCTTGCCAGCTCCATTTTATATGGTAAGAAGTTTTATTGAATATAAACAAAAAAATTATCTTCCTCTTTATCATTATTCAAGAATTGATAAACATCATAAAGGTGTAGTAACCGGTGCATTCCATCTTTTCGACAAAGATACTTATGAAAAAACAGGTGGATATGATGAAAATTATAAAATGGGTGGAGAAGATTTTGATTTCTGTTTAACTGTAATAAAAAATAAGAAAAAAATTAGGTTAGATGAAAAAGTTTGTGGAATTCATTTGGAGAAAGCCGCTGGTATAAGGTACGATAAAATTTATATAAAATCTACTAACGAATATTTCTATAACAAATGGTCCGCTGAAACAATCATTAACCTCATTGATGATAATGGTCTTCTTTTCCTATAATTTCAAATCTTCTTTTATATATCTCTTAAGAGCATCTTCCCAGTCTGGCATTTTTAAACCAATTTTTTCAATTTTTTTATTTTTTAATGCAGAAAACAATGGTCTTTTAGCTATTAATTTAAGTTGATCTGATTTTATAGGATTTACCTTTATATCCATCTCCATTATTTCAAAAATTTTTTTAGCAAATTCATACCAGGAGCAAAATCCATTATTAACCATATGATAAATTCCAAAAGATGGCTCAATATCTAAAAACTTTTTTAGTGTTACAGCAACATCTTTTGTATATGTTGGGCTCATGATTATATCATCTACCACATTTATTGGTTCCTTATTATTTGCTTTTTTAATCATATTATTAACAAAATTTCCGCCTTTTCCACTTGCGCCAGCTTTGCCATAAAGGCTTGCAACCCTGATAACATAATATTTTTTTGAATAATTACAAGTTATAATTTCTCCTCCATATTTACTTATCCCATATATGTTGATTGGATTTGGTATATCTTCTTCTGTATATGGCTCTTTTTTTCTTCCATCAAAAACAAAATCAGTGCTTATATAAACATTTATTGCATCTATTTCATTACAAATTTTTGCAACATTATATGCTCCAAATGTATTTACATTAAATGTTTTTTCAGGGTATACTTCACAATCATCTACTTTGTGGAATGCAGCTGTATTTATTACTGTGTCTGGTTTTATTTCTTTTAAAATCTTTAACCCTTCCAAATTTGTTACTTCAACTTCTTCGTGGGTTAATGGAATCGCATCTTCCCCAAATTCCTTTGCAATATCACTTCCCAGCTGACCTTTTGCACCAATTATTGCAACTTTCATATTTCCTCTAGAAAATTTTGCCAAGCTCTTTTAGTGTCGGCCATTTTTTATCTTTTTCTGAGAGTATTGGTTCCTCTATAGGCCATTCAATATTTACATCTGGATCATTCCATATTAATCCCCCTTCACTCTCTGGAGCAAAAATATTATCTACTTTGTACAAAACTTCTACTCTTTCAGTTAGAGATGCAAACCCATGTGCAAATCCTCTTGGTATATACACCATATATTTATTACTTTCAGAAAGAATAACACCTACATATTTTCCATAGGTTGGGGAATTGCTCCTTAAATCCACTGCCACATCATATATTGCTCCTTTTACACATCTTACCAATTTAGCTTGTGCATATGGGGTTTTTTGGAAGTGCAACCCTCTTATTACCCCTCCACAAGACATTGAATGATTATCTTGGACAAATTCTCCTTTTATGCCAGCTTTTTCAAAATGACTTTTAACATAACTTTCCATAAAAAATCCTCTATTATCATAGAAAACTTTTGGTTTTACAAGAATTACATCTGGTATTTCCATTCTTTTAAATTCAAATGGCATTTTCTCACTCCTAACAAATAATGGTTAATTCTTTTTAAATTTTTCTTACTAAAGAATTACGCCATTTATCTCTATATCTTTTAAAATTTTCTGAATCTCTATTAGATATTTGTACCACTCAACTGTTCTAGTTTTTATATCATCTTTTATTCTGCCTTCTTCTAAAGCATCTCTAATTTCAACCGATGCATATGCTGGATCATATTTAGGAGTAAAATTAAGCACTTTTTTTATTTTTGTGAAATCTACTCGATATGATCTCTTATCTGGATCTCCATATTTTTCATATTTTAATTCAAGATTTAGAGCGTTAGATATAATTTTTGCAAGAGTAAAAATTTGATAATTTTGTTCATTTGAACCAACATTAAATATTTGACCATTAACTTTATCCACCTCTGCTTCAAGAACCATTATGAAGGCATTTGCAGTATCTTTTACATAAACAAGTGGTCTCCATTGCTTTCCATCTCCCATTATTCTTAATTTTCCTTCTTTCCATAAATTTAAGGTCATTAAATTT includes the following:
- a CDS encoding HAD family hydrolase yields the protein MTPALFIDRDGTINANEPEYPHKPEHLRIYEDAVELMKEYQNKGYLIIIITNQSGIGRGYFTLEQMQEFNNLLISELAKRGVKINALYFCPHTPADNCNCRKPKLGLIEQAMKDFEIDLKNSIIVGDRDDIEGEMARKLGIKFIKVVR
- the rfbD gene encoding dTDP-4-dehydrorhamnose reductase; translated protein: MKVAIIGAKGQLGSDIAKEFGEDAIPLTHEEVEVTNLEGLKILKEIKPDTVINTAAFHKVDDCEVYPEKTFNVNTFGAYNVAKICNEIDAINVYISTDFVFDGRKKEPYTEEDIPNPINIYGISKYGGEIITCNYSKKYYVIRVASLYGKAGASGKGGNFVNNMIKKANNKEPINVVDDIIMSPTYTKDVAVTLKKFLDIEPSFGIYHMVNNGFCSWYEFAKKIFEIMEMDIKVNPIKSDQLKLIAKRPLFSALKNKKIEKIGLKMPDWEDALKRYIKEDLKL
- the rfbC gene encoding dTDP-4-dehydrorhamnose 3,5-epimerase — its product is MPFEFKRMEIPDVILVKPKVFYDNRGFFMESYVKSHFEKAGIKGEFVQDNHSMSCGGVIRGLHFQKTPYAQAKLVRCVKGAIYDVAVDLRSNSPTYGKYVGVILSESNKYMVYIPRGFAHGFASLTERVEVLYKVDNIFAPESEGGLIWNDPDVNIEWPIEEPILSEKDKKWPTLKELGKIF